Proteins encoded by one window of Hafnia alvei:
- a CDS encoding virulence factor SrfB codes for MLATITDYKHQVALIQNSGIQFLDFALKPNFTAELPGKFVRQTANGPLLRLLHNAESDTYWLPAPAGTPPERVKPESSISLEQSLQLLNGIWLPLPFFRFNPPRTFLGGPDNWARMQVIALDKPDRDGNTYRVCMAFDTAISADGHNNESLQPSENDVKSGAGFALAYRSEELAEFLDLTWVDGWLREVFTQQAIQQEDRHSVGIQTALREFEYQAHYLNILYLLGKQLNVPTVKLNTSTLQEPTVHVDLIMDVGNSHTCGILVEDHLDELNGLKQTYELNLRDLSQPHYVYNELFDSRVEFSQAEFGKRNFSVESGREQAFVWPSIVRVGREASRMALQRMGTEGSTGLSSPRRYLWDEEEYLHGWRFNTLNQAQQEPSATALPLTFLLNDQGQPLYDQPLDERLPVFSAHYSRSSLMTFMLSELLAQALMQINSVAQRLKMTHSSAPRQLRSIILTLPSAMPKPEREIFRRRMYQAIGLVWKSMGWHPADHDFSSEADRAESTVPVPDVQMEWDEATCGQMVYLYNETQVNFGGCSEEFFASQARTDRELAEDEVAGKTLRIASIDIGGGTTDLAITQYRLDDGAGSNVKIIPRLLFREGFKLAGDDILLDVIRLYVLPALQNACRKAGVADSDELMNKLFGDGSISALRQQATLQVFSPIGRAILESYERYDPLDAAAEIDATFGELLSQVPTVKVQEYINNDVQRAQPADAVPFDILQVPLILKLSKLHAEFLSPRMRITQHLRSLCEVVALYSCDVLLLTGRPSRFPGIQALFRHLQPLPINRILPLEGYHTSEWYPFNKRGRIDNPKSTAAVGAMLCLLAVNLRLATFNCKAGDFQPYSTVCYLGTLDGNQSLMTSDVCYSDIDLDNPDFELPSEGSFQMRGPVCLGFRQLDNDRWPASPLYRLSIADQQLARKVAGESVLNVRLATEAESPEQGPERFKLAEVTLDDGTPVPLHHLKLKLNTLSDSTHYWIDSGSVFSQ; via the coding sequence ATGTTAGCCACCATCACCGATTACAAGCATCAGGTTGCGCTCATTCAGAACAGCGGCATTCAGTTTTTGGATTTTGCCCTCAAGCCCAATTTCACGGCGGAGCTCCCCGGCAAATTTGTACGCCAAACGGCGAATGGGCCTCTGCTGCGTTTACTGCACAATGCTGAAAGCGATACTTACTGGCTGCCTGCGCCAGCTGGCACGCCGCCAGAACGGGTCAAGCCCGAATCGAGCATTTCGTTGGAGCAGTCGCTTCAATTGCTGAATGGGATCTGGCTGCCGTTGCCTTTTTTCCGTTTTAATCCGCCGCGTACGTTTTTAGGTGGGCCTGACAACTGGGCGCGAATGCAGGTTATAGCGCTAGATAAGCCCGATCGTGATGGGAATACCTATCGCGTATGCATGGCGTTTGATACGGCTATTTCAGCCGATGGCCACAATAATGAATCCCTGCAACCGAGTGAAAATGATGTCAAAAGCGGCGCGGGTTTCGCTCTGGCCTATCGCAGCGAAGAACTGGCTGAATTTCTCGATCTGACTTGGGTGGATGGCTGGCTGCGTGAGGTTTTCACTCAACAAGCGATACAGCAGGAGGATCGGCATTCTGTCGGCATCCAAACCGCGTTACGCGAGTTTGAGTATCAGGCGCACTACTTGAATATCCTATATCTGCTCGGCAAACAGCTCAATGTGCCTACCGTTAAGCTCAATACTAGTACGCTGCAAGAACCCACCGTTCATGTTGATTTGATTATGGATGTTGGGAACTCCCACACCTGCGGCATTTTGGTAGAAGACCACCTTGATGAGCTCAATGGTCTGAAACAAACCTACGAGCTGAACCTGCGTGACCTCAGCCAGCCACACTATGTGTATAACGAGCTGTTTGATAGCCGCGTCGAGTTTTCTCAGGCCGAGTTTGGTAAGCGTAATTTTTCCGTAGAAAGCGGGCGCGAACAGGCGTTCGTCTGGCCGTCGATTGTGCGCGTTGGCCGAGAGGCCAGCCGCATGGCGTTGCAGCGAATGGGCACCGAAGGTTCAACGGGGCTTTCAAGCCCACGTCGCTATCTATGGGATGAAGAAGAGTATCTACATGGTTGGCGCTTTAATACGCTGAACCAAGCCCAGCAAGAGCCGTCTGCAACCGCGCTTCCACTGACGTTTTTGTTAAACGATCAGGGACAGCCGCTCTACGACCAGCCATTAGATGAGCGTTTACCGGTATTTTCAGCGCACTACAGCCGCAGCTCACTGATGACGTTTATGTTGTCTGAGCTATTGGCGCAGGCACTAATGCAGATAAACAGCGTTGCCCAACGCCTGAAAATGACGCATTCCTCAGCGCCTCGTCAGTTGCGCAGCATTATTTTGACCTTGCCTTCTGCCATGCCAAAACCTGAGCGCGAAATCTTCCGCCGCCGTATGTATCAAGCCATTGGTTTGGTGTGGAAAAGTATGGGCTGGCATCCGGCTGACCATGATTTCTCCAGCGAAGCCGATCGGGCAGAAAGCACGGTGCCGGTGCCTGACGTGCAGATGGAATGGGACGAAGCGACCTGTGGGCAGATGGTGTATCTGTATAACGAAACTCAGGTCAATTTTGGCGGCTGTAGCGAAGAGTTTTTTGCCAGTCAGGCACGAACTGACCGCGAGCTGGCGGAAGACGAAGTTGCCGGAAAAACGCTGCGTATTGCGTCGATTGATATCGGCGGCGGTACCACCGACTTAGCGATTACCCAGTACCGTTTAGACGATGGGGCTGGCAGCAACGTCAAAATTATTCCGCGTTTGCTCTTCCGTGAGGGCTTCAAGCTAGCAGGCGACGATATTTTGTTAGATGTCATTCGCTTATATGTGCTGCCTGCCTTGCAGAACGCATGCCGAAAGGCGGGCGTTGCCGACAGTGATGAGCTGATGAACAAGCTATTTGGTGATGGCAGTATTTCTGCGCTACGCCAGCAGGCGACGTTGCAGGTATTTAGCCCGATTGGGCGCGCTATTCTTGAGTCCTACGAACGTTACGACCCGTTGGATGCCGCTGCTGAAATTGATGCGACCTTTGGCGAGCTTTTGTCCCAAGTGCCAACAGTTAAAGTGCAGGAATATATTAATAATGACGTACAGCGAGCTCAGCCTGCTGATGCGGTACCTTTTGATATTTTGCAGGTTCCGCTGATCCTCAAGCTAAGCAAACTCCACGCGGAGTTTCTGTCCCCGCGCATGCGCATCACGCAGCATCTGCGCTCGCTGTGCGAAGTGGTGGCGCTGTATTCCTGCGATGTGTTGCTTCTGACAGGGCGCCCTTCGCGATTCCCAGGCATTCAGGCGCTATTCCGCCATTTGCAGCCTTTGCCGATCAACCGCATTTTGCCGCTTGAGGGATATCACACCAGTGAATGGTATCCATTTAATAAGCGCGGGCGCATTGATAACCCGAAATCTACCGCTGCGGTGGGGGCGATGCTCTGCTTGCTGGCGGTGAATTTGCGCTTGGCAACGTTCAACTGTAAAGCCGGAGATTTCCAGCCCTACTCGACGGTGTGCTATCTCGGCACGCTGGATGGTAACCAGTCATTGATGACCAGCGACGTTTGCTATAGCGATATCGATCTCGATAATCCTGATTTTGAGCTACCAAGCGAAGGTTCATTCCAAATGCGTGGCCCCGTGTGTTTGGGGTTCCGCCAGCTCGACAACGATCGTTGGCCTGCGTCGCCGCTATATCGCTTATCTATTGCTGATCAACAGCTGGCGCGCAAAGTGGCGGGCGAGAGCGTGCTGAACGTGAGGTTAGCGACCGAAGCGGAAAGCCCAGAACAAGGGCCGGAACGCTTCAAGCTGGCTGAGGTGACGCTGGATGACGGCACGCCTGTTCCTTTGCATCACTTAAAACTAAAACTGAACACTTTATCGGATAGCACCCATTATTGGATCGACAGTGGGAGCGTATTTAGCCAATGA
- a CDS encoding VirK/YbjX family protein: MSFFKKWRHQSGLWRSLNTGYDSVKLGCRIAAMPTFEYIKYKKMCNEYYSAQLLNPVTNTISHPFIKRPVNKYLNRKWSGKQKLRTAMKTLDVIEHAFSRKALEILYSADNDGIVLADIELKSGDIAQLKLMRSRFTREGDLGLYLFNENQEDVYGLTFSFGPKGELYLSGLQGPNTENGAEIVKSMTKLMHGMRPKNLLISALYALAQHFHISTIAGVANKAHIKSQHLKSSYDNFWLECGGELNRQGWYCLPKSEPERDIETVKSQHRSAFRKREALREGVTDAVSRNLQRYAAGAKAITANEDDAVLSQQTL; this comes from the coding sequence ATGAGCTTTTTCAAAAAATGGCGGCACCAGAGTGGGCTCTGGCGTTCACTAAATACAGGCTATGATTCCGTTAAGCTTGGTTGTCGCATTGCTGCAATGCCAACGTTTGAGTACATCAAATATAAAAAGATGTGTAATGAATATTACAGTGCTCAATTGTTGAATCCTGTGACGAATACTATTTCGCATCCTTTCATCAAAAGACCCGTAAACAAGTACCTCAATCGCAAGTGGTCTGGTAAACAGAAACTACGTACTGCGATGAAAACGCTGGATGTCATTGAACATGCTTTTTCACGTAAAGCGCTAGAAATACTCTATTCAGCAGATAACGACGGTATTGTTCTGGCTGATATCGAGCTTAAGAGCGGTGATATTGCTCAGCTGAAACTCATGCGCTCCAGATTCACGCGTGAAGGGGATCTTGGCTTATACCTGTTTAATGAGAATCAAGAAGATGTTTATGGCCTGACGTTTTCTTTTGGGCCGAAAGGTGAGCTTTATCTCTCAGGATTGCAGGGGCCGAACACTGAAAACGGCGCAGAAATTGTTAAAAGCATGACTAAGCTGATGCATGGTATGCGTCCTAAAAACCTGCTTATTTCGGCGCTATATGCGTTGGCACAGCATTTTCATATTTCAACCATCGCTGGTGTGGCGAATAAAGCACATATCAAAAGCCAACATTTGAAATCGAGCTACGATAATTTTTGGCTTGAGTGTGGTGGCGAGTTAAATAGGCAAGGATGGTACTGCTTACCTAAAAGCGAGCCAGAGCGCGATATTGAAACGGTAAAAAGCCAGCATCGTTCTGCGTTCCGTAAGCGCGAAGCGCTGCGTGAAGGCGTTACCGATGCCGTTTCCCGTAACTTACAGCGCTATGCAGCTGGCGCTAAGGCTATAACCGCGAATGAAGATGATGCGGTGCTGAGCCAGCAAACATTGTGA
- a CDS encoding putative virulence factor, giving the protein MKPLNSKQINNQLQVITQHVDLALDWLESTRQHSPRLDIEADSLRVKLHRCRYQAVSMQELPQHFPSIGFFGLSQAGKSYLISALAADESGQLALNLAGRTLDFDSHINPGNQACGVVTRFTHRAGINNHDFPIEIAMLAEYELAKVMVDAFIHDFSSDEADQERDEEFIADHLSALSALCLPEPVAGFSEDDAVALWDAVNRRIGARGKTLDRYFWPSAVRLAPYLSVDNRARLFSLLWSEQEELTAAYVGLGHILQRLSSVERVAAPLSVLVDDMQLPTEGLLSVDVLSNANSPLDFSVQVCPLVKGKTMKPVELSISELSMLAREITLPLAGTPREAQFQQMDVLDIPGLGQSLESEFEPSCSLLHVLQQAKVYGLLERYADNQQIAALMVCTAATARSQTHSAGKVLAHWAKAMRSDAEHRKPTLIWALTAFDQRVTQGKNYDEAVQRHVGLPGDSWGSMLVTDKSGVRRMVDYLATEANSDATLRQLTMKLEALRRELAENLLGNWLLLSEQQEEQEKQRIAQILLKTLQTRTGVHGELLERLLPTRDELRRLYLQQRLQQRFVTESAMNSGENALPIMNGDPFGIEMNIDLVADVVSEPSAIEQQALSEGNFATQAYQYWVNHLRNLSENGALLTLLGVAKPELELLLQELITASVRMEIPRSLSQTLFNTELAGVDNQMLADRQVSRVLGVLGNFVAWLGFQNVAEAKKPDSRVNRGQKIFAKPPAMNAAGWGKSQRLTKLSAAPSNNTGFYIYDWLVGLSEMIIQNQGYSAARELSQQQEMQLRRIVEALAA; this is encoded by the coding sequence ATGAAACCATTGAATTCAAAACAAATTAATAACCAGCTTCAGGTTATCACGCAGCATGTCGATCTCGCCCTTGATTGGCTAGAGAGCACGCGCCAGCATTCACCGAGGTTAGATATTGAGGCTGATAGCCTACGTGTAAAACTGCATCGCTGCCGGTATCAGGCAGTGTCGATGCAAGAGCTACCGCAGCATTTTCCAAGCATCGGTTTTTTTGGCCTGTCACAGGCAGGAAAATCCTATCTGATTAGTGCGCTTGCGGCGGATGAGTCGGGCCAATTAGCCTTGAATTTGGCTGGACGCACGCTGGATTTTGATAGCCATATCAATCCAGGTAATCAGGCCTGTGGTGTGGTCACCAGATTCACTCATCGAGCCGGAATCAATAACCATGATTTCCCGATCGAGATCGCCATGCTGGCTGAGTATGAGCTGGCGAAAGTCATGGTTGATGCTTTTATTCATGATTTTTCATCCGACGAGGCTGATCAAGAGCGTGACGAGGAGTTCATTGCCGATCACCTTTCCGCCTTGTCGGCGCTATGTTTGCCTGAGCCTGTAGCCGGATTTAGCGAGGACGATGCGGTTGCGCTATGGGATGCGGTGAATCGCCGTATTGGCGCACGCGGTAAAACTTTGGATCGCTACTTTTGGCCTTCGGCGGTGCGGCTCGCGCCGTATTTGAGCGTGGATAATCGCGCTCGCCTGTTCTCATTATTATGGTCTGAGCAGGAAGAGCTGACCGCAGCGTACGTTGGTTTGGGGCATATCTTGCAGCGCCTATCCAGCGTTGAGCGCGTTGCCGCTCCGCTCAGCGTTCTGGTGGATGATATGCAGCTGCCGACGGAAGGTCTACTCAGCGTTGATGTGCTAAGCAACGCTAATTCGCCGCTCGATTTCAGCGTGCAGGTTTGCCCGCTGGTGAAGGGGAAAACCATGAAGCCGGTTGAGCTGTCCATTTCTGAGCTATCGATGCTGGCGCGTGAGATAACGCTGCCGCTGGCAGGTACGCCACGTGAGGCTCAGTTTCAGCAGATGGACGTGCTGGATATCCCCGGCTTAGGGCAGTCACTTGAAAGCGAATTCGAACCCTCATGCTCACTGCTTCATGTTTTGCAGCAGGCCAAGGTTTACGGGCTGCTAGAACGCTATGCCGATAATCAGCAAATTGCAGCATTAATGGTATGTACGGCGGCAACGGCGCGATCTCAGACTCATAGCGCGGGCAAAGTTTTGGCTCATTGGGCAAAAGCTATGCGCAGTGATGCCGAACATCGTAAGCCGACGCTGATTTGGGCACTTACCGCCTTCGACCAACGGGTCACACAGGGTAAAAATTACGATGAGGCCGTGCAGCGCCATGTCGGTTTACCCGGTGATAGCTGGGGATCAATGCTGGTTACGGATAAAAGCGGTGTGCGCCGGATGGTGGACTACTTAGCCACCGAGGCAAACAGTGACGCAACCTTGAGGCAGCTAACGATGAAGTTAGAGGCGCTGCGCCGAGAGCTGGCTGAGAATTTGTTAGGAAATTGGCTGTTATTAAGCGAGCAACAAGAAGAGCAAGAAAAACAGCGTATTGCACAGATTCTGTTGAAAACCCTGCAAACGCGCACCGGTGTGCATGGAGAACTGCTGGAACGCCTGCTACCAACCCGTGATGAGCTTCGACGCCTTTATTTACAACAACGGCTACAGCAGCGGTTTGTCACTGAATCAGCGATGAACAGTGGCGAAAATGCATTACCGATTATGAATGGCGATCCGTTTGGTATTGAAATGAATATTGATTTGGTGGCAGACGTGGTGTCCGAGCCGAGCGCGATAGAGCAGCAGGCGTTATCCGAGGGCAATTTTGCCACGCAGGCCTATCAATATTGGGTGAACCATCTACGCAATTTATCTGAAAACGGCGCGCTATTAACGTTACTTGGCGTTGCAAAACCGGAGCTAGAGCTTCTCTTGCAAGAGCTTATTACGGCCAGCGTCCGTATGGAGATTCCGCGTTCGCTGTCGCAAACGTTATTTAATACCGAGCTGGCTGGGGTGGATAATCAGATGCTGGCCGACCGACAAGTGTCCCGTGTGCTCGGCGTGTTAGGTAATTTTGTGGCGTGGCTAGGCTTCCAAAACGTAGCGGAAGCGAAAAAGCCGGATAGCCGTGTGAACCGTGGGCAAAAGATATTTGCAAAACCGCCAGCCATGAACGCGGCGGGGTGGGGTAAATCCCAACGCTTAACTAAGCTTTCGGCGGCACCATCGAACAATACAGGTTTTTATATTTACGATTGGCTGGTGGGCTTAAGCGAGATGATTATCCAAAACCAAGGATATTCTGCGGCTCGTGAGCTTAGCCAGCAGCAAGAAATGCAGCTGAGGAGAATCGTAGAGGCGCTTGCAGCATAA
- a CDS encoding SrfA family protein — MAKQLLRSGSLDDFLALGENGQPVYASALQLRETLRLRHQQSIADMLAIPQPNEGGDRIDWYAPISGKITSWIAASDEERASALSQLEHCQQTVNELSQKAQQSEKSALRLFGILLAKAMQFPGANHVFLVDGKPVLTFWGFVNLDKKSRSDAFDCLRAAQGDAAPSKNIATEIPKPLAIPTPKPTEQAPQNSDTAATEPSKVVRRREWRQLWWLPLALVVLGILFFQIRAKNDAPKPVVKSSEAVKKSAPENEKRALSSRAAAPKTHLPVAHIAAPTPTPVVEVVKTPEVKPVEVQKTAVSADALVMPAEAVKLGSTRFMNGKWRASLDIKTPRLGKPPSLVYQIKNSKGSVKIIHGDGISCNASVTVGLMSSGSLVVDSRAKAKCSDGSRYKIPQLICKSGENGVADCNGRYDADTILPINMTRISKSSQ; from the coding sequence GTGGCAAAACAATTATTACGCAGCGGCAGCTTGGATGATTTTCTCGCGTTGGGCGAAAACGGCCAGCCTGTTTACGCTTCAGCGCTACAGCTAAGAGAAACGCTACGCCTGCGTCATCAGCAAAGTATCGCCGATATGTTGGCGATCCCACAGCCTAATGAAGGCGGCGATCGCATTGATTGGTACGCGCCCATCTCAGGGAAAATAACCTCGTGGATCGCTGCGAGCGATGAAGAGCGCGCCTCTGCGCTGAGCCAGTTGGAACATTGCCAGCAAACGGTGAATGAACTCAGCCAGAAAGCCCAACAGTCAGAGAAATCGGCTTTGCGCTTGTTCGGTATTTTGCTAGCGAAAGCCATGCAGTTTCCTGGTGCGAATCATGTTTTCTTGGTGGATGGCAAACCCGTGCTCACTTTTTGGGGCTTTGTGAATCTGGATAAAAAATCCAGATCCGATGCTTTTGATTGCCTGAGAGCCGCGCAGGGCGACGCTGCGCCAAGTAAAAATATAGCCACTGAAATACCGAAACCTCTCGCCATCCCCACACCAAAACCAACCGAACAAGCACCGCAGAATAGCGATACAGCAGCAACGGAACCTAGCAAAGTGGTACGCCGCAGAGAGTGGCGCCAGCTGTGGTGGTTACCGCTGGCGCTGGTGGTGCTGGGAATTCTTTTCTTCCAAATTCGAGCCAAAAACGATGCGCCGAAACCGGTGGTGAAATCCTCTGAGGCGGTAAAGAAATCCGCCCCTGAGAATGAAAAACGCGCTCTGTCATCCCGTGCCGCTGCACCAAAAACGCATTTACCCGTTGCGCATATAGCTGCACCAACACCAACGCCGGTGGTTGAAGTGGTAAAAACGCCTGAGGTGAAGCCTGTCGAAGTACAAAAAACAGCGGTATCCGCAGACGCGTTGGTGATGCCCGCTGAGGCGGTGAAATTAGGTTCGACGCGTTTTATGAATGGCAAATGGCGCGCCAGTCTGGACATTAAAACTCCGCGCCTTGGTAAGCCTCCGAGCTTGGTTTATCAGATTAAAAACAGCAAAGGCAGCGTGAAAATCATCCATGGTGATGGTATCAGCTGTAATGCCAGTGTCACCGTGGGGCTTATGAGCTCGGGAAGTTTAGTCGTCGATAGCCGCGCCAAGGCCAAATGCAGCGACGGCTCGCGTTACAAAATCCCACAGTTGATTTGTAAGTCGGGTGAAAACGGCGTGGCCGACTGCAATGGGCGCTATGACGCCGACACTATCTTGCCAATCAATATGACGCGCATCAGCAAGTCATCTCAGTAA